The genomic window ATGCGAAATATCTACCATTGCTTCGCGATTTCGAGCAGATCCATACTTATAGTTGGGGGTCAGCATGTCTCGCGCATCTTTACAGAGTACTATGCCATGCATCATGATATGATACAAAGGAGATGGATGGCCCTCTGAATCTGTTGTTTGTTTGGGCATGGGAGCGAATGCCGTGTCTTGCTCCCGTACCGAGACAAACCCTTCCACCGGCCGAGATACCAGTTGCCAGGAGGTAATAAGTCTTATTTTAGTCGTGTGTTATATTCATGATGCATGTTTTAGTTATGGtgagttatttaatttttttcaattaataatgTGTCAGATGGAGTCATTCAGAACGGACCATAGCATGGTTATCCAAGACCGTAGAGACATTCAGGCATGATATAGACTTCATGCAGGAGGTAAATAGTTATGGCTTTTCTGTTCCTTTTTTCCAACCATTATTGTTACGGTTCTAATATGCCAATAATACTGTAGCAATTTGAGTGGCGGCCGTACCACGGATTGATCGTCCCGGACGAGTTGCATGCCCATCTTGAGGTGTGTGACATCGTTGCTCCATTGTTGTCGTTCGAGTGTGTCGAGTGGCACCCTGCGGACCGAGTGATGCGTCAGTTTGGATATGCACAACCTCCTCCGCGGGCAGCAAGGGATATTCCACTTGATCAGCATTGCATCGTTCTACGCGGAGTGCAGCTTCATGACTGGACAGTTTTGCATGGGCCATGGATAGAGGAGTGGGCCAACAGGCGGCACAGTCGATTGTGGGATCAGCACCCCCTTCCGACCTGGGATTTTTTACCGACGGTGGAGTACCGGGATTGGTACGTACGCTCCTATGGACATCTGTTGAGATTGACGGAGTACGTTCCTCATGATCCACAGCCACCTGCCCCACAGCCACCTGCCCCACAGCATGCAATGTTTCAGCCGATTCCTTACTATATACCACAGCCACCGGCCTACAGTCATGGTAGCTATCACACTCAGGGCAGCCACCATTCTCAGCACTCTCAGCACAGCCACCACTCTCAGCACAGCCACCCCGGCGTGCTAACTCAGCACGCCCCCCACGTGCTTTCCATTCTCCGCCAACCAGTGATTGCCACGTCAGCACGCCCCCTGCGTGCTGACTAAGCACGCCCCCTGCGTGCTGCCTTGTTGGCTCAACCAGATCAAGCCACGTAGCCTCCACGCCCCCACGTGGTTCATGCAACACGCCCCCTGCGTGTTGTGCCTTCATCTGACACGTCCATCTTTGTGTAATACACACAGTTGCTCCATTTTCAGCCAATACACCATAATGTTTTCCATATTTAAATTAATGAGCCATAGTCGGATggcttgtgtttttttttttaaaaatgacaAAAATGAAATTCCTGGAGTAATATTTAcagaaattaatataaaatagaaaaaaagtgaAACTTAATAATATTGTATTATGATATATTATACAAAAATATGAATATGCAAGTTATAGACTTGCAAAATGCAAGATGTGTTTGTTagtaacaacaaattaaaaaacaaaacctTGTAAAACGTAACATTTTGTATAAGAATGAATGCATGTTCGAAACGTGTCTTCAAGTTATGCTCGTTTAATTTGACTAACTTTGCGTGGGACGAAGCAAACGTAACGTTTTATAATTGCGCAAAATGAGGTGCAATCTGCGTTTCGCAGGTGCACCGCGTTAAACGTTCGTGCATGTACGACACGTGTCTCTTACTTTAATTgtatttttcctttaatttccctttatataTATGTGTTGCGTCATTTGTGTTTTGCACACTATATTGATGAAGAactttttctcttcttcattagtttaagcaatttttttatttatttatttttaattttaacttaATTAAAATNNNNNNNNNNNNNNNNNNNNNNNNNNNNNNNNNNNNNNNNNNNNNNNNNNNNNNNNNNNNNNNNNNNNNGTAATAGCTGGGAATCAATGAAATAGCTCGTGTCGAAGTTCTTCTCCATTACGATAAAAACTTGTCCTGGACTGGAGCTAGACTTCCTCTTCTTTGGTTGGGGATCACGACCACTTCCGGCTTTGGCTCCTTAGCCCGAAAAACCAAGAATTGGTCCGTCTTACCATGGTCCACTGTACCCGAGAGGCGGCCCAGTGGGAGGCTGAGATTGAACCTCCGGTTCGTCAGGTCGAGGGGTCTCGACTTGAGGTTCAGTGGAATCAGAGCTGCTGTTGTCGTCATCTCCAAAAAAAAATGGGTGATCAAGCGACTCAGGAAACTGTTTCCATCTGCCATCCTAATTGCAAAAgaataagagaaagcaagttatagaaaaagaaagttaTGAAGTCGATAACAAAGCAACGATATGCAAATCGAAAAAACGGAAAGATAACAGTAAGGGGCAGGAACTTACCCACACATTCCCGACCAGCTTCCCGGTCACCCATTAGGAGATGGGGTTAAGGTTATTAGAACCAAATATCGGCAACAAAACGTCGGCAATTTGTTGGTTCTGCTGACCTATGCTATCATAGGTGACTTTGATCATATAATTGGAGTCGGCGCTGAAACTCCAGTAGGTCGGAATGCGCCTTTCTCCTTCAAGTGTGAGCCAGAAAGGGTGAAGACCTCAAGCCGATCTCACCTTGAAGAAGGTCTCTTTGAAACAATGAAACGAATCTTCGAAAAGATTGAAGATCCTCTAGTTTTGCACGGCCCGGAAAGAGAGGTAATCTTTCTTATGTTTACTCTCCTGGGAAGGGTTTGTAAGGAGAAAGAAGTAGAGGAAAACCTCCACATATAGTGGCCGAAAGTTCTAAATACTCACAGACCATCTCGAAACAACAAATGTCAGCCTGACTATTGGGATGGAGCTGTGAGGGGGCAACCTCGCATCTGTTCAAGAGGGCCATGATGAAAGGGGAGAAGGGAAGCTGAACTCCCAAAGTAGTGAATATAGGTTTGTACATCCACATCCAGTCAGGAACCAAGGAGCGTCCACGTTGAGCTGGCAAACGTGCTCCTGGGGCCCCGGCACTAGGAGTTCATAATTCGACTCCTCAAGGCCACCTTCACACAATGCTCCAGAGTCGCAGAACTCTTGTAAATCCTCCGCAGTCACCCTGGAAGACGTGCTCGTGACATCGGTAGTACACCAGGTGTAACGATGGGTCGCTGCGTCACACCTACAATTGGGGCATCACTTAAACCGTGAGAATGGGAGAAGGTCCTAAGCCAAAAACTAATTTATCCTACACCTAAACTAATATCATTATGCACTTAATCATTCTAATCTAAACCACAAGAAAAGGAACCTACGACACCCCATTAAAAATTATCTAACAAAGCCAATTTCCAGACCCAAAAGCCAAAAGCAATGGATAAATCATGATAGCAATGGcaagaaataaagtaaaagagtaaagtatcgtttttatctccaacgtttggggtaagtcataaagttgtccctaacatttcaatcgtcctatttaagtccctaacgtttcaaaattgactcaatgttgtcctgccattagggatccgttaacagaattgacggcaggacaaaattgagacgattttgaaatgttggggacaaaaacgatacatagaaataaattttagttttatgcttcaataatatcaattttttactgtacatagcattcaattattttttaatcacatctaagtaaattacacttaatcacattactttcattctaaataaattaattttttataattttacacttaaagttataagttaatataaaaatataataaaaaattatttagaatgaaagtagtataattaagtgtaatttacttagatgtgattaaaaaataattgaatattatatacaataaaaaattgatattattaaaggataaaattaaaatttatttctatgtatcatttttgtccccaacgttttcgctctatttaagtccctaacatttcaaaatcgtcTGAATTttatcccgccgtcaattctgttaacggatccctaatggcaggacaacattgagccaattttgaaacattagggacttaaataggacaattgaaatgttagggacaactttgagacttaccctaaacgttggggacaaaaacgatactttactctaaagtAAAATAACGTAAACAATATTACTCACCAGGAAAAATGAGTGGAAAAATTTGCAGGAGAACAAATGATGGTATTACTGTGACAGAGTGAATCTCGCAACAAAGAAGAAGGCAAGGAAAGAATGATGAAGTCAGTAAGAAAAGAGGGAAGTTATGGTGGTGGGAGTTACGAAAGAGAAAAGGGAATGGAGAAAATGAAAAGGTAACTGTAACTGAGGAAGAAGAAGCGCGAAAGGCCCAGGAGTAAAATGGACTTTTCTACGCACTTTCAAATCACCCATAAATAGTATTAAATACTCTCAGCACGAGAACTAAAGCGACTTCTCCAAGAAATAACTGGGGACAACTCATGTGCACGAAAAAAGCGCTAGAAGCATGAATCCTGCCATCGAAGTCGCGACCAGAAGAAGACAAATACACACGAAGACACGAGACAAGCTACTGCACCAACTGTAGGTTTCACGACCTGACGTATTGGGGGCACTATTTCGGCCCGACGGATCCACCATCCGATTAACCGACAGCGTCCTTCGCATGAAGCCATCCCCCTAATGATAATCTGGACAGCTGGCAGAAGCTTCTAGATGAATGGGCCCAAGTGGAAGGTCCCACTCGAGGTTGAAGAATAAAGGGGAGGGACCTACCCCTCCCCCAATGTACGTCATTATTACCCTAATTGGCCGCCTCTTAGTATAGACACTTACTTTAGCATCAGAGTGTCTTTGTAAGTGGCCCCACTTGCCGATCTACCCACACCCTTAGGACTCCATCCTGCTTCCCGTCTCTCACGCACAGGTTCCGGCCCTCACTTCTAGTGACCTCTTTACAACCAGTTTGATGAACAAACGAACAATGGCACCGAGATCCCGTTGTGATCGGAGCTACTGCTTTCCACTCCTCCATCTTCAAAGTCCGGTTAGCAAAGAGCTTTTACAAACTAACAGACATGAGGTACGATGAAACCAAAGACCCACAGGAACACGTCATGAttttcgaggccaggatgaatctAGAATGTGTGGGAGGCACTGTCAGATGTCGTGCATTCCCCGTGATCCTGGCAGGACCGGCAATCCACTGGTTCAACTCCCTCCCACAAGGGTCCATAGCTACCTTCATGAATGTCTCTAAAAAATTTCTTAACCAGTTTACCACCCAAATCGCCAAAGCAAGGCACCCAATCAACCTTTTGGATGTGACACAATGGGTTGGCGAACCCACGAGAAAGTACTTGGATCGGTTCAATGACGAGTGCTTAGAGATTGTCGGCCTCATAGACTTCCTGGCCAGTTTATGCCTCACTAATGGCCTGGTGAACGAAGACTTTAGGAAGCACCTAACCACAAAACCTATATGGACGATGCAGGAAATACAATGTATAGCAAGAGAGTATATAAACGATGAGGAGTTCAATCAAGTAGTAGCCGCCAACAAACGGCAGTTAACCACCCTACCGACTCGTGAAACAGGCAATGCGGAGAAACCAAGGGAGGGGCCAAGAGAGGTATCCCCTGGGAGGTCGTTTAATCCATTTTTTCGAGTAGGAAAATTCACAAACTACACTGCCCTGATTGTAGAAGTATTCCAGCAGATAGCTAATAAGGGCATCTTACCCAAGCTAAGGCAGTTGAAAGATCGGACAGGAGGAAACAAGAATCTCTACTATGATTACCACAAGGAATTTGGCCACAAGACACAGGATTGTTTTGACTTAAAAGATACGTTGGAGCAAGCCATCTGAAAAAGGAAGCTGAATGAATTCTCACGGTTCATCCAGGaacaagaaaaagggaaaaagagcGCTCCGAGGAAGACCGTGGTTAGACAGTTACGTCGCACGATCACACATTGGAGAAGATAAACCTAGCATGGGTTGGCAGTGTAGAGACACCGAACCATTAGACACCCAAGAGTCTATCGAgcgtaaatccgacggtaatcttGTCCTAAATTTGAATCGTGAACTCTCTCCTCTTTCATTTTTgaactactctctctctctctctctctctctcacacacacacacacacacacaaaccaTCTCCGGCAGCCCGTCCCCTTCACCAATGTCGGCCACCACCAATAGCGTTCAAAGACTGGGTAGACTCCTTGTTGCCGCTGCTATCGCTGCTGCAACCTATGTTGCCAGAGCTACTTCTTCCTTCCTCCAGGTAGATTGTCTTCctccttttttctatttttttcaatttatttaaaaaaaatgcagCCATGCCGGTTGGCCATTGCCGCCATCACTTCGTTGTCCGTGCTGCCACCATGCCAGAAAAGTCTTTTGCACTACCATTGTCTTCAGGTAACTCACTAATTAGTTTAGAGTAGTTAATCCTAAATCCTGATTTATATCATTTTAATTTGTTATGTATTAAAAAATTTACAATTACGATATTTGTATTAGAGATTTAACTATTTTTTAGATTTAGttcatatatatttttcaaaTGGTTTAGCTAGTAAGCACTCATGAATACTCCCATGGTACAATCATGGTGCGAAAATAATCACTAGCAAAGCTAATACTTTATTAGCttgaaaaagtaaagaaaaaggaAGGCGCATTCTTTGTTACTTTTgcaaaacaagaacaagaaataGCAGAGTTGAAGATAGGTAATATACTGAAAATAGGGTTCCGATGCTCTTTAATAGAAGTTTTAACTTGTAAAATCTTAAATGATGATGACTTTCATACTGTCTTGATTGGAAGTTAAATATCATGTATACACTTTATAAGTTAGAGCTCTGTTTTCATTCTTTCTATTGATAATTGAATGTTTAAAAAGGAAGAAGATATCCACTTTCttcgaaaaaaaattattggAGTCTAGAACTTTAGATTGAAGAGTggtgtttttttatttatttatttttttcaatgagCTCTTCAGTTACCAAATTAGTTAATAATAGTTAGCTGTATGGAGAATTCATTATACCCTAGAAATGTTATTTATTCTGACAATAGAACTGGATAATGGATATACTCTCTATTTAGCAACTAGCATGAAGTAACAGCAAAAGAGTTGGGATGAACTAGTTGTGATACTTTTGATGAGAAAGTAGAATGTTCTTAAAGGATCAGAGGCCAGATATTATCATGTACATATATTATCACTGCACTTAATTGAATTTTGTCTTGTGCATATAGCAACTCATTGATCAGtgacaaactcttaaataaagTTTAGATCCGTAAGAAATTAGTTCTTAACCTGTCGGGTTAAAGGATANNNNNNNNNNNNNNNNNNNNNNNNNNNNNNNNNNNNNNNNNNATTAAATTTATTATGCGATTATACACAATAAATTGTTACTAATAATATTACATTGATCTCTCTTCTGTTGGGTATATGAGTATAagaagatgacaaaatcttatatttatGTAGTTgtttcaaggcacgattagatcgctttctttagagagatatttgttcccacacttagttgctatagggttgatgacaatactctcccaggatacaatgaaacctaagaatttcttaattagcaatagtaagaaattctcaactctcttgaacaaagaaaatctcttaatgGTTGAGTAAATTATACACTTAgtactttttttttctgaaatagtggacaaggacttatttatacatattgcacgtagcaattatgattagttacgtatacaaatggttgtgtcttttctattgccaatagatacaatattttgaacatatacaactcttaaagagttgtgtccctttagctaatagatacaatgttttgaacacacacaatccttaaaaggttgtgtcctttcaaccaaatggtactaaacggctagtaaccgtttattaatattaataataatatcaataatattaataatattaattaatcaaatttgtaaatacccttcaatcccccactatttacaaaatttaaatgtcaTACAAGTATATTCATAAAGAATGTGTCACTAAGATTAAACATtcttttagtgtaaattttaaagttCTAACGAAGTAATAGGTGTCTAATCGATTAAAGCTATACTCCATATGCTAGTACCAAAAATCACACACATTACTTATACCCTCTAAGTTCAAGAGTTTACAATTTTAAGCACTTATATGACCTTGTGCTCATCCTAGTTTCATGAATATTTACGAGAATAAAACCTCTAAAATTCTCGATTAGAGCGGCACCACTCTTATATTCATATAGGTGGAATCTTTTGatagataatattatcattccatTAAGAGTTTAAACTCACCCTCCTAATTTATTGTAAATAGCACTAAATCCTATACCTTAGTGCTCCAATTGCTAAATAACTTGTTATTACCTATTAAACCTTGAAACTAGTGGTCTAATAGAATAAGGTTGGGTTCCCATCATTTATCAATAATATGTTTTAATCCCATTTTAGCAGTAGtttctttgattttatccctTGACAAACCTTTAGTCAAAGGGTCTGCTAAATTTCCTTGAGATCTTATATAAGTAATGGTAATTACACCATCATCTATTAGTTGCCTCACAAACTCATGTCTCAAACTTATATGTCTAGACTTTCCATTATAAACCTTGTTATATGCTCGAGACATGGTTGATTCACTATCACAGAAGATTGAAATGGCTGTCGTCTGCTGTGGCCACAGCTTTATATCATATAACAAATTTCTTAACCA from Arachis ipaensis cultivar K30076 chromosome B09, Araip1.1, whole genome shotgun sequence includes these protein-coding regions:
- the LOC107616408 gene encoding uncharacterized protein LOC107616408, whose product is MRYDETKDPQEHVMIFEARMNLECVGGTVRCRAFPVILAGPAIHWFNSLPQGSIATFMNVSKKFLNQFTTQIAKARHPINLLDVTQWVGEPTRKYLDRFNDECLEIVGLIDFLASLCLTNGLVNEDFRKHLTTKPIWTMQEIQCIAREYINDEEFNQVVAANKRQLTTLPTRETGNAEKPREGPREVSPGRSFNPFFRVGKFTNYTALIVEVFQQIANKGILPKLRQLKDRTGGNKNLYYDYHKEFGHKTQDCFDLKDTLEQAI